In one window of Saccharomyces paradoxus chromosome VII, complete sequence DNA:
- the ENP2 gene encoding ribosome biosynthesis protein ENP2 (Component of the SSU~similar to YGR145W): MVLKSTSANDVSVYQVSGTNVSRSLPDWIAKKRKRQLKNDLEYQNRVELIQDFEFSEASNKIKVSRDGQYCMATGTYKPQIHVYDFANLSLKFDRHTDAENVDFTIISDDWTKSVHLQNDRSIQFQNKGGLHYTTRIPKFGRSLVYNKVNCDLYVGASGNELYRLNLEKGRFLNPFKLDTEGVNHVSMNEVNGLLAAGTETNVVEFWDPRSRSRVSKLYLENNIDNRSFQVTTTSFRNDGLTFACGTSNGYSYLYDLRTSEPSMIKDQGYGFGIKKIIWLDDVGTENKIVTCDKRIAKIWDRLDGKAYASMEPSVDINDIEHVPGTGMFFTANESIPMHTYYIPSLGPSPRWCSFLDSITEELEEKPSDTVYSNYRFITREDVKKLNLTHLVGSSVLRAYMHGFFINTELYDKVSLIANPDAYKDEREREIRRRIEKERESRIRSSGAVQKPKVKVNKTLVDKLSQKRGDKVAGKVLTDDRFKEMFEDEEFQVDEDDYDFKQLNPVKSIKETEEGAAKRIRALTAAEESDEERIAMKDGRGHYDFEDEESAEEEADDETNQKSNREELSEKDLRRIEKQKALIERRKKEKEQSEQFMNEMKAGSSTGTERDESARVTFGDKVGELLEVENGKKSNDSILRRNQRGEAELTFIPQRKSKKDGNSKPRRHDSSSDEEDVDGNANRKDNGRSKPRFDNRRRASKNAFRGM, from the coding sequence ATGGTTTTGAAGTCTACTTCTGCAAATGATGTTTCAGTGTATCAAGTTTCTGGTACAAACGTATCAAGATCGCTTCCTGACTGGATTGCGAAAAAGCGTAAAAGGCAATTGAAGAATGATTTAGAATATCAAAATAGAGTGGAACTAATTCAAGACTTTGAATTTAGCGAAGCCTCCAATAAGATTAAAGTGAGTAGAGACGGACAATATTGCATGGCTACCGGTACATACAAACCCCAAATCCATGTCTATGACTTTGCCAACTTATCACTGAAATTCGATAGACACACAGATGCTGAGAACGTTGATTTCACTATTATTTCTGACGACTGGACTAAAAGTGTACATTTGCAAAATGATAGAAGcattcaatttcaaaacaaaGGCGGTTTACATTACACAACAAGAATTCCCAAGTTCGGGAGAAGTTTGGTTTACAATAAGGTGAATTGTGATTTATACGTTGGTGCCAGCGGTAATGAGTTATACAGattgaatttggaaaaaggGAGATTTTTAAATCCATTTAAGTTGGATACTGAAGGTGTGAACCATGTTTCTATGAATGAAGTGAATGGATTATTAGCGGCAGGTACGGAAACCAATGTAGTGGAATTCTGGGATCCGAGGTCACGTTCTCGTGTTTCCAAGCTATATTTAGAGAATAATATCGACAACAGATCATTCCAGGTCACTACAACTAGTTTCCGTAACGATGGGTTAACCTTTGCTTGTGGTACATCGAATGGTTATTCATACCTCTATGACCTGCGTACTTCTGAACCTTCCATGATTAAAGACCAAGGTTATGGATTTGGcattaagaaaattatcTGGTTGGATGATGTCGGTACGGAAAATAAGATTGTTACATGTGACAAGAGAATTGCTAAGATATGGGATAGATTAGATGGTAAAGCATACGCTTCTATGGAGCCAAGTGTTGATATTAACGATATTGAACATGTACCAGGTACAGGTATGTTTTTCACTGCTAACGAAAGTATCCCCATGCATACATATTATATTCCAAGTTTAGGACCATCTCCGCGCTGGTGCTCATTCTTGGATTCTATTACAGAAGAATTAGAAGAGAAACCAAGTGACACTGTTTACTCCAACTACAGGTTTATTACTAGAGAGGATGTTAAGAAATTGAACTTAACGCATTTGGTTGGATCCAGCGTATTAAGAGCATACATGCATGGTTTCTTTATTAACACTGAACTTTACGATAAGGTTTCATTAATTGCTAATCCAGATGCCTACAAAGATGagagagaaagagaaattaGGCGtagaattgaaaaagaaagagaatcCAGGATTAGAAGTTCAGGAGCTGTCCAAAAACCTAAAGTTAAAGTCAACAAAACGCTGGTTGATAAATTGTCTCAAAAACGTGGTGATAAAGTTGCAGGAAAAGTTCTTACGGATGACCgtttcaaagaaatgttcgaggatgaagaatttcAGGTTGATGAAGACGATTATGATTTCAAACAATTGAATCCGGTCAAATCCATCAAAGAAACCGAAGAAGGTGCTGCTAAACGTATTAGAGCACTGACTGCTGCCGAAGAATCCGACGAAGAAAGAATCGCGATGAAGGATGGCAGAGGTCACTATGACTTCGAGGATGAAGAGTctgctgaagaagaagctgaTGATGAAACAAATCAGAAGTCAAATAGGGAAGAATTGAGTGAAAAGGATTTGAGGAGGAtagaaaagcaaaaggcACTAATAGAACGGaggaagaaggagaaggaGCAAAGCGAACAATTTATGAACGAAATGAAAGCTGGCAGTTCCACGGGTACGGAAAGAGACGAAAGTGCTCGCGTTACGTTTGGCGATAAAGTGGGCGAGTTGCTTGAGGTggaaaatggaaagaaatcgAATGACTCCATTTTACGTCGTAACCAACGCGGTGAAGCAGAACTTACTTTTATTCCTCAGagaaaaagtaaaaaggaCGGAAACTCTAAGCCCAGGCGTCATGATAGTTCATcggatgaagaagatgttgACGGAAATGCTAATAGGAAGGATAACGGTAGGTCGAAACCCAGATTCGacaacagaagaagagccAGCAAAAATGCGTTCCGTGGTATGTAG
- the THI4 gene encoding thiamine thiazole synthase (Thiazole synthase~similar to YGR144W), with protein sequence MSATSTATSTTASQLHLNSTPVTHCLSDIVKKEDWSDFKFAPIRESTVSRAMTSRYFKDLDKFAVSDVIIVGAGSSGLSAAYVIAKNRPDLKVCIIESSVAPGGGSWLGGQLFSAMVMRKPAHLFLQELEIPYEDEGDYVVVKHAALFISTVLSKVLQLPNVKLFNATCVEDLVTRPPTQKGEVTVAGVVTNWTLVTQAHGTQCCMDPNVIELAGYKNDGTRDLSQKHGVILSTTGHDGPFGAFCAKRIVDIDQNQKLGGMKGLDMNHAEHDVVIHSGAYSGVDNMYFAGMEVAELDGLNRMGPTFGAMALSGVHAAEQILKHFAA encoded by the coding sequence ATGTCTGCTACCTCCACTGCTACTTCCACCACTGCCTCTCAATTGCACTTGAACTCCACCCCAGTTACTCACTGCTTGTCTGACATCGTTAAGAAGGAGGACTGGTCTGACTTTAAGTTTGCTCCCATCCGCGAATCCACCGTCTCTCGTGCTATGACTTCTCGTTATTTTAAGGACCTTGACAAGTTTGCCGTTTCTGACGTTATTATTGTCGGTGCCGGCTCTTCAGGTTTATCCGCTGCCTACGTCATCGCCAAGAACAGGCCAGACTTAAAGGTATGTATTATCGAAAGTTCAGTTGCACCAGGTGGTGGTAGTTGGTTAGGTGGCCAATTGTTCAGTGCCATGGTTATGAGAAAACCAGCTCATTTGTTCTTACAAGAGTTGGAAATTCCTTACGAAGATGAAGGTGACTATGTTGTCGTTAAACACGCTGCTTTGTTCATCTCTACTGTCCTTTCAAAGGTTTTGCAACTACCAAATGTTAAATTATTCAACGCCACCTGTGTTGAAGATTTGGTTACCAGACCACCTACCCAAAAGGGCGAGGTCACCGTTGCAGGTGTTGTCACCAACTGGACATTAGTTACTCAAGCTCATGGTACCCAATGTTGCATGGACCCTAACGTTATTGAATTGGCTGGTTACAAAAATGACGGTACTCGTGATTTGAGCCAAAAACATGGTGTCATTTTATCCACTACTGGTCACGATGGTCCATTTGGCGCTTTCTGTGCTAAGAGAATTGTTGACATTGatcaaaaccaaaaattgGGTGGTATGAAGGGTCTAGACATGAATCATGCCGAACACGACGTTGTTATTCACTCTGGTGCATACTCTGGTGTTGACAACATGTACTTTGCTGGTATGGAGGTTGCTGAACTAGATGGATTAAACCGTATGGGTCCAACTTTCGGCGCTATGGCTTTGAGTGGTGTTCACGCTGCTGAACAAATCTTGAAACACTTTGCTGCTTAG
- the ECL1 gene encoding Ecl1p (similar to YGR146C): MSTAFNDYCTVCDRLIPTSPQKTNNNTRKIQRGNETRNSSQSNKLYCSEDCKLKDSNPLNEKLLSHLHKKTKSSHSHDLTPPLSYSKNLTASNLFEPATSLSSSPTSSTIPFDELEKLDSLLISPLLLPQDGNVNAKQELNPTRVDEYDDNEHYLNLTDSLRLDSGYQLHSKAHLGYENDLPRSSDIIDDHLISDQIIENNYNLWFRLSSS, encoded by the coding sequence ATGAGTACCGCATTTAACGATTACTGCACCGTCTGTGATCGCCTCATTCCAACGTCTCCacagaaaacaaacaaCAATACCAGGAAGATCCAAAGAGGCAACGAAACCAGGAACAGTTCACAATCAAATAAGTTATATTGCTCCGAAGATTGTAAGCTAAAAGATTCAAACCCTCTTAATGAGAAATTATTATCCCATTTgcataaaaaaacaaaaagttcTCATTCGCATGATCTCACTCCTCCGCTTTCATATTCTAAAAATTTAACTGCATCAAACCTTTTCGAGCCGGCTACCtcattatcttcatctCCAACGTCTTCAACTATCCCCTTTGACGAATTGGAGAAGCTGGATTCTTTACTGATTTCGCCGTTGCTGCTACCTCAGGATGGTAATGTCAACGCTAAACAGGAGTTGAATCCTACTCGCGTTGATGAATATGACGACAATGAACATTATTTGAACTTAACCGATTCTCTTAGACTTGATTCCGGTTACCAATTGCATTCAAAGGCACATCTGGGTTACGAAAACGATTTACCACGGTCAAGCGACATCATTGATGATCATTTGATCTCGGATCAAATCATTGAGAATAACTACAACCTATGGTTTAGACTATCCTCTAGTTAA